A stretch of Acidovorax sp. RAC01 DNA encodes these proteins:
- the argF gene encoding ornithine carbamoyltransferase, whose translation MKHYLQFTDLNADEYAYLFERAALIKKKFKAYEKHHPLVDRTLAMIFEKASTRTRVSFEAGMYQLGGSVVHLTTGDSQLGRAEPIEDSAKVISRMVDLVMIRTYEQAKIERFAANSRVPVINGLTNEYHPCQILADIFTFIEHRGSIRGKVVAWVGDGNNMANTWLQAAALLGFKVHVSTPRGYEIDEKLAAGAGGISADCYQFFSDPLEACKGADLVTTDVWTSMGYEAENETRRVAFADWCVDAEMMAAARPDALFMHCLPAHRGEEVEADVIDGPQSVVWDEAENRMHVQKALMEYLLLGKVA comes from the coding sequence ATGAAACATTACCTGCAGTTCACCGACCTCAACGCCGACGAATACGCCTACCTGTTCGAGCGCGCGGCCCTCATCAAGAAGAAGTTCAAGGCCTACGAAAAGCACCACCCGCTGGTGGACCGCACGCTGGCCATGATCTTCGAGAAGGCCAGCACCCGCACCCGCGTGAGCTTTGAGGCCGGCATGTACCAGCTGGGCGGCAGCGTGGTGCACCTGACCACCGGCGACAGCCAGCTGGGCCGCGCAGAGCCCATCGAGGACAGCGCCAAGGTCATCAGCCGCATGGTGGACCTGGTGATGATCCGCACCTACGAGCAGGCGAAGATCGAGCGCTTTGCCGCCAACTCGCGCGTGCCCGTCATCAACGGCCTGACCAACGAATACCACCCTTGCCAGATCCTGGCGGACATCTTCACCTTCATCGAACACCGCGGCTCCATCCGCGGCAAGGTGGTGGCGTGGGTGGGCGATGGCAACAACATGGCCAACACCTGGCTGCAGGCCGCAGCGCTGCTGGGATTCAAGGTGCATGTGAGCACGCCCCGCGGCTATGAAATTGATGAAAAACTGGCCGCTGGCGCAGGTGGAATAAGCGCTGACTGCTATCAATTCTTTAGCGACCCGCTGGAAGCCTGCAAGGGCGCCGACCTGGTCACCACCGACGTGTGGACCAGCATGGGCTACGAGGCCGAAAACGAAACCCGCCGCGTGGCCTTTGCCGACTGGTGTGTGGACGCCGAAATGATGGCCGCCGCCAGGCCTGACGCCCTGTTCATGCACTGCCTGCCCGCGCACCGCGGCGAAGAGGTCGAGGCCGACGTGATCGACGGTCCGCAGTCGGTGGTGTGGGACGAGGCAGAAAACAGGATGCACGTGCAAAAGGCACTCATGGAGTACCTGCTGCTGGGCAAGGTTGCCTGA
- the kynA gene encoding tryptophan 2,3-dioxygenase: MCPFSPTNTPSNATPDPALPESIVHAERAQLDFSQSMSYGDYLQLDAILTAQKPLSPAHDEMLFIVQHQTSELWMKLMLHELRAAIAHIANDELQMAFKMLARVSKIMEQLVHAWDVLATMTPPEYTAMRPYLGQSSGFQSYQYRSIEFALGNKNRAMLRPHEHRADLLAQVQAAYKAPSLYDEALRLLARRGIPVPASHLDRDWTQPYAEDAGVEQAWLVVYRNPKDHWDLYQLGEELTDLEDAFRLWRFRHVTTVERVIGFKRGTGGTGGVSYLRKMLDVVLFPEIWRLRTDL, translated from the coding sequence ATGTGCCCCTTTTCCCCAACAAACACTCCCTCCAACGCGACACCCGACCCCGCCCTGCCTGAATCCATCGTGCACGCGGAGCGCGCCCAGCTCGACTTCAGCCAATCCATGAGCTACGGCGACTACCTGCAGCTCGACGCCATCCTCACGGCACAAAAGCCGCTGTCGCCCGCGCACGACGAGATGCTGTTCATCGTGCAGCACCAGACCAGCGAGCTGTGGATGAAGCTCATGCTGCACGAACTGCGTGCCGCCATTGCGCACATCGCCAACGACGAGCTGCAGATGGCTTTCAAGATGCTGGCGCGCGTGAGCAAGATCATGGAGCAGCTAGTGCACGCGTGGGACGTGCTGGCCACCATGACGCCGCCCGAATACACGGCCATGCGCCCGTACCTGGGGCAGTCCAGCGGGTTCCAGAGCTACCAGTACCGCAGCATCGAATTTGCCCTGGGCAACAAGAACCGCGCCATGCTCCGGCCGCACGAGCACCGCGCCGACCTGCTGGCCCAGGTGCAGGCCGCGTACAAGGCGCCCTCGCTGTACGACGAGGCCCTGCGCCTTCTGGCCCGGCGCGGCATCCCCGTGCCCGCCAGCCATCTGGACCGCGACTGGACGCAGCCCTATGCGGAAGACGCAGGCGTGGAGCAGGCCTGGCTGGTGGTGTACCGCAACCCCAAGGACCACTGGGACCTGTACCAGCTGGGCGAAGAACTGACCGACCTGGAAGACGCGTTCCGGCTCTGGCGCTTTCGGCACGTGACCACGGTGGAGCGGGTGATCGGCTTCAAGCGCGGCACGGGGGGCACCGGAGGCGTGAGCTACCTGCGCAAGATGCTCGACGTGGTGCTGTTCCCGGAGATCTGGCGGCTGCGCACCGACCTGTAA
- a CDS encoding HD domain-containing protein gives MPWRRQPAHSAELLAHWQSLGQALDRDNPAWRAEGRRLIRSWAHWPRAYHDTTHLWACLRHLQTVQDQQLAALQNPHAAALALWYHDAIYWPWSKHNEERSADWASRFLRGQGLPESLVAQVHQHILDTRHAPGPLMGDAQWVVDIDLAILGQSDAVYRQFERNVRREYFFVRWPRYVAGRSAVLQGFLYRPRIYGTAWFHDRYEAQARANLGHALASLASGKLYA, from the coding sequence GTGCCTTGGCGCCGTCAGCCCGCTCACAGCGCTGAACTGCTGGCGCACTGGCAGTCCTTAGGGCAGGCGCTCGACCGCGACAACCCTGCGTGGCGCGCCGAAGGCCGTCGCCTCATCCGGAGCTGGGCGCACTGGCCCCGGGCCTACCACGACACCACGCACCTCTGGGCCTGCCTGCGTCACCTGCAGACCGTCCAGGACCAACAGCTCGCCGCCCTGCAAAACCCGCACGCCGCAGCCCTCGCGCTGTGGTACCACGACGCCATCTACTGGCCGTGGAGCAAGCACAACGAGGAGCGCAGCGCCGACTGGGCCAGCCGCTTTCTGCGCGGCCAGGGGCTGCCCGAATCGCTGGTGGCGCAAGTGCACCAGCACATCCTGGACACCCGCCACGCACCCGGCCCGCTCATGGGCGATGCGCAGTGGGTGGTCGACATCGACCTGGCTATCCTCGGCCAGAGCGACGCGGTGTACCGCCAGTTCGAGCGCAACGTGCGGCGTGAATATTTCTTCGTGCGCTGGCCGCGGTACGTGGCCGGGCGCAGTGCGGTGCTGCAGGGCTTCCTTTACCGGCCGCGCATCTACGGCACCGCGTGGTTTCACGACCGCTACGAGGCACAGGCGCGCGCCAACCTGGGCCACGCGCTGGCAAGCCTCGCCAGCGGCAAGCTGTACGCCTGA
- a CDS encoding YkgJ family cysteine cluster protein — protein MSDPAHPCLACGACCASFRVDFAVYEMQAMGGTVPDDLAVEVNGSTCRMRGTGHVPIRCVALTGKVGEQVACSIYEQRPSPCRAFEAGEYACNKARMRHGLPPLEMA, from the coding sequence ATGTCCGACCCTGCCCACCCCTGCCTTGCATGCGGCGCCTGCTGCGCCAGCTTTCGCGTGGACTTTGCCGTGTACGAGATGCAGGCTATGGGCGGCACGGTGCCCGACGACCTGGCGGTCGAGGTCAATGGCAGCACCTGCCGCATGCGCGGCACCGGGCACGTGCCCATCCGCTGCGTGGCATTGACCGGCAAGGTGGGCGAGCAGGTAGCTTGCAGCATTTACGAGCAGCGCCCGTCGCCCTGCCGCGCGTTCGAGGCAGGCGAGTACGCCTGCAACAAGGCCCGCATGCGCCATGGCCTGCCGCCGCTGGAAATGGCGTGA
- the kynU gene encoding kynureninase translates to MTTTLEDCRALDAQDPLRALREHFSLPAGVIYLDGNSLGVLPRAAAARVADVVTREWGTDLIKSWNTASWFDLPQRLGNQLAPLIGAGKDEVVCTDSTSINLYKVLSAALNIAREDSPARKRVVSERSNFPTDLYIAEALCKERGLELVLIEPEDIATALTTDVAVLMLTHVNYRTGAMHDMDTITAAAHAQGILCVWDLAHSAGAVPVDLNSAGGDFSVGCGYKYLNGGPGAPAFVWVHPRYASRFWQPLSGWWGHAAPFAFTPDYQPAPGITRYLCGTQPIISLSALQCGLDVFTAAEALGGMAALRAKSLALTDLFITLVQERCAGHGLGLATPREHARRGSQVCLTRDEGAGVNGQGSGAYAIVQALIARGVIGDFRKGDGGKGPHKDILRFGFTPLYIGFEDVWKAVEHLRQVLESGEWQQPAFNQTHAVT, encoded by the coding sequence ATGACGACCACCCTGGAAGACTGCCGCGCGCTCGACGCGCAAGACCCGCTGCGCGCACTGCGCGAACACTTCAGCCTGCCCGCAGGCGTGATCTACCTCGACGGAAATTCCCTGGGCGTGTTGCCCCGGGCCGCCGCCGCCCGCGTGGCCGATGTGGTGACCCGCGAATGGGGCACCGACCTCATCAAATCCTGGAACACCGCGAGCTGGTTCGACCTGCCCCAGCGCCTGGGCAACCAGCTGGCCCCGCTGATCGGCGCGGGCAAGGACGAAGTGGTGTGCACCGACAGCACGTCCATCAACCTGTACAAGGTGCTGAGCGCCGCGCTGAACATCGCCCGCGAAGACAGCCCCGCCCGCAAGCGCGTCGTGAGCGAGCGCAGCAACTTCCCCACCGACCTCTACATTGCAGAAGCCTTGTGCAAGGAGCGCGGCCTGGAGCTGGTGCTGATAGAGCCCGAGGACATTGCCACCGCGCTGACCACCGACGTGGCCGTGCTCATGCTCACGCACGTGAACTACCGCACCGGCGCCATGCACGATATGGACACCATCACCGCCGCCGCACACGCCCAGGGCATCCTGTGCGTGTGGGACCTGGCGCACAGCGCGGGTGCGGTACCGGTCGACCTGAACAGCGCAGGCGGGGATTTCTCGGTGGGCTGCGGCTACAAGTACCTCAATGGCGGCCCCGGTGCCCCGGCCTTTGTGTGGGTGCACCCGCGCTATGCCAGCCGTTTCTGGCAACCGCTGTCGGGCTGGTGGGGCCACGCGGCGCCGTTTGCCTTCACGCCGGATTACCAGCCCGCCCCCGGCATCACGCGCTACCTGTGCGGCACGCAGCCCATCATCAGCCTGTCGGCCCTGCAGTGCGGGCTGGATGTGTTCACCGCCGCCGAGGCGCTGGGCGGCATGGCTGCACTGCGCGCCAAGTCGCTGGCGCTCACCGACCTGTTCATCACGCTGGTGCAAGAGCGCTGCGCCGGCCACGGCCTGGGCCTGGCCACGCCGCGTGAGCATGCCCGGCGCGGCTCGCAGGTATGCCTGACGCGGGACGAAGGTGCGGGCGTGAACGGCCAGGGCAGCGGCGCGTACGCCATCGTGCAGGCTTTGATTGCACGCGGGGTGATCGGTGACTTCCGCAAGGGGGACGGTGGGAAGGGTCCGCACAAGGACATCCTGCGCTTTGGCTTCACGCCCCTGTACATCGGCTTTGAAGACGTGTGGAAAGCGGTGGAGCATCTGCGCCAGGTGCTGGAGAGCGGCGAGTGGCAGCAGCCTGCGTTCAACCAGACGCATGCGGTCACGTGA
- the kynB gene encoding arylformamidase gives MPASPSFTARQLWDISPPVHAGSPVFPGDTAYSQQWCATIGPGCPVNVSAITMSPHVGAHADAPLHYDAQGATIGDVSLDAFLGPCRVIHAIGCGPLIGWEHLAHAVDDALPPRVLVRTYAQAPADWDGQLTAYAPGTIERLADLGVLLVGIDTASIDPADSKLLPSHQVIRRRGLRVLENLVLDHVPEGDYELIALPLRLSTADASPVRAVLRAL, from the coding sequence ATGCCAGCCAGCCCATCCTTTACCGCCCGCCAGCTCTGGGACATCTCGCCGCCCGTGCATGCGGGCAGCCCGGTGTTTCCGGGTGACACGGCCTACAGCCAGCAGTGGTGCGCCACCATCGGCCCCGGCTGCCCGGTCAACGTGAGTGCCATCACCATGTCGCCCCACGTAGGCGCCCATGCCGATGCGCCCCTGCACTACGACGCTCAGGGCGCCACCATCGGCGACGTGTCGCTCGACGCATTCCTCGGCCCGTGCCGCGTGATCCATGCCATCGGCTGCGGCCCGCTCATCGGCTGGGAACACCTTGCCCACGCCGTGGACGACGCCCTGCCCCCACGCGTGCTGGTGCGCACCTATGCCCAGGCCCCCGCGGACTGGGACGGTCAGCTCACCGCCTACGCGCCCGGCACCATCGAGCGCTTGGCCGACCTGGGCGTGTTGCTGGTGGGCATCGACACCGCCAGCATCGACCCGGCCGACAGCAAGCTGCTTCCCAGCCACCAGGTCATTCGCCGCCGCGGCCTGCGCGTGCTGGAAAACCTGGTGCTCGACCACGTGCCCGAGGGCGACTACGAACTGATTGCCCTGCCGCTCAGGCTGAGCACGGCCGATGCGTCGCCGGTGCGCGCGGTGCTCCGGGCGCTTTGA
- a CDS encoding S9 family peptidase, with the protein MAQPSATAWQSVWRAAAALAVALALSGCASGPTHPALAGAQLPDLVPVRDFVASRQSTGGYRVSPDGQRIAWFGTDGVVPAVWVQSIDGGDAKAFRIRARAIRFSADSRWLGVTADPTGDENTRIYAGLVDGPGTELRELMPAPRSVAHFAEAVDASPDFIVTSNQRDKKVFDLYRVNPAGGAPMLMATNPGNVSWWGADTTGQLRARAQIKGEQVLLERPGKEPGTWVPVVERSRWDTLNIFGLHDEGRKAWALSNRGRDKLALVRLDLTTGGEQEWFASPDVDLDNVTLSRRTREPLLAYFMPGYPARKVFDPALDAQLTALVGDRPAEVLVTSADQTDKVLTVAVATDRGTRTYLLREGQAPRFLGENRLSLIARDLAPTEPITYAARDGLTLHGYLTRPVGAASQRLPMVLLVHGGPWARDRWGDGATSRAMQQFLANRGYAVLQVNYRGSSGYGRAHMEKAMGEFAGRMHDDLIDGVRWAVDRGVADPARVAIYGASYGGYSALVGATFTPEVFACAVDVVGVTDIARLLEAAPPYWELGLPWWHRYVGNPAVPEDRARMDAKSPLYRAHHAQKPILIMHGVNDPRVKLEQSEWMVAALRKAGKEVDFVTFKGDGHGNQRWPNNLTMYRKTEDFLAKCLGGRTSGFDYFQLGAWAF; encoded by the coding sequence ATGGCACAACCCAGCGCAACGGCGTGGCAATCAGTGTGGCGCGCCGCAGCGGCTTTGGCGGTGGCACTGGCACTGTCGGGCTGCGCCTCCGGGCCCACGCACCCGGCGCTGGCGGGCGCGCAGCTGCCCGACCTGGTCCCGGTGCGCGACTTTGTCGCCAGCCGGCAGTCCACGGGCGGTTACCGCGTGTCGCCCGACGGCCAGCGCATCGCCTGGTTTGGCACCGACGGCGTGGTGCCCGCGGTGTGGGTCCAGTCCATCGATGGGGGTGACGCCAAGGCGTTTCGCATCCGTGCACGCGCCATCCGCTTCAGTGCAGACAGCCGCTGGCTTGGCGTCACGGCCGACCCTACGGGCGATGAAAACACCCGCATCTATGCCGGGCTGGTGGACGGCCCGGGCACCGAGCTGCGCGAGCTGATGCCTGCGCCGCGGTCGGTGGCGCATTTTGCAGAGGCGGTGGATGCGTCGCCGGACTTCATCGTCACTTCCAACCAGCGCGACAAGAAGGTGTTCGACCTGTACCGCGTGAACCCCGCGGGCGGTGCGCCAATGCTCATGGCCACCAACCCCGGCAACGTGAGCTGGTGGGGTGCGGACACCACGGGCCAGCTGCGCGCCCGCGCGCAGATCAAGGGCGAGCAGGTGCTGCTGGAGCGGCCGGGCAAAGAGCCGGGCACGTGGGTGCCCGTGGTAGAACGCAGCCGCTGGGACACCCTGAACATCTTTGGCCTGCATGACGAGGGGCGCAAGGCCTGGGCGCTGTCGAACCGCGGGCGCGACAAGCTGGCGCTGGTGCGGCTGGACCTGACCACCGGGGGCGAGCAAGAATGGTTTGCCTCGCCCGATGTGGACCTGGACAACGTGACCCTGAGCCGCCGCACCCGTGAGCCGCTGCTCGCGTACTTCATGCCGGGCTACCCCGCGCGCAAGGTGTTCGACCCGGCACTTGATGCCCAGCTGACCGCGCTGGTAGGCGACAGGCCCGCAGAAGTGCTGGTGACCAGCGCAGACCAGACCGACAAGGTGCTCACGGTGGCGGTGGCCACCGACCGGGGCACGCGCACCTACCTGTTGCGCGAGGGGCAGGCGCCCCGCTTTCTCGGCGAGAACCGGCTCAGCCTGATTGCCAGGGACTTGGCGCCCACCGAGCCCATCACCTACGCGGCGCGTGACGGGCTCACCCTCCATGGCTACCTCACGCGGCCCGTGGGCGCGGCATCGCAGCGGCTGCCCATGGTGCTGCTGGTGCATGGCGGCCCCTGGGCGCGGGATCGCTGGGGCGACGGGGCCACCAGCCGTGCCATGCAGCAGTTTCTGGCCAACCGTGGTTACGCCGTGCTGCAGGTGAACTACCGCGGCTCCAGCGGCTATGGCCGCGCGCACATGGAAAAAGCCATGGGCGAATTTGCCGGCCGCATGCATGACGACCTGATCGACGGCGTGCGCTGGGCGGTAGACCGCGGCGTAGCCGACCCGGCGCGCGTGGCCATCTACGGGGCCAGCTACGGCGGCTATTCGGCCCTGGTGGGCGCGACCTTCACGCCCGAGGTGTTTGCCTGCGCGGTGGATGTGGTGGGCGTGACCGACATCGCCCGCCTGCTGGAGGCCGCGCCGCCCTACTGGGAGCTGGGCCTGCCCTGGTGGCACCGCTACGTGGGCAACCCCGCTGTGCCCGAAGACCGCGCCCGCATGGACGCGAAATCACCCCTGTACCGCGCCCACCATGCACAAAAGCCCATCCTCATCATGCACGGCGTGAACGACCCGCGTGTGAAGCTGGAGCAGTCTGAGTGGATGGTGGCTGCGCTGCGCAAGGCCGGTAAAGAGGTCGATTTCGTCACCTTCAAAGGCGACGGCCACGGCAACCAGCGCTGGCCCAACAACCTCACGATGTACCGCAAGACCGAAGATTTCCTGGCGAAGTGCCTGGGCGGGCGCACCAGCGGGTTTGACTACTTCCAGCTGGGGGCGTGGGCGTTTTGA
- a CDS encoding copper-binding protein, giving the protein MGVLMRAARSVKALVWVLCAVLGASTAAVAVAHAEAPVQAKPVYTRARVVSVFQEPGTDGKLYVRLKLVPNAKIPYATHAFRVVDRTLLEGIPQGAWVQFTFRRVDGENTLTTIALAEACRRFEPCH; this is encoded by the coding sequence GTGGGCGTTTTGATGAGGGCGGCGCGCAGCGTCAAAGCCCTGGTCTGGGTGCTGTGCGCGGTGCTGGGCGCCAGCACGGCCGCCGTGGCTGTGGCCCATGCAGAGGCGCCAGTGCAGGCGAAACCCGTCTACACGCGGGCGCGTGTTGTGTCGGTGTTCCAGGAGCCAGGCACCGACGGCAAGCTGTACGTGCGTCTCAAGCTGGTTCCCAACGCGAAAATCCCCTACGCCACACATGCGTTTCGCGTGGTGGACCGCACGCTGCTGGAGGGGATTCCGCAAGGCGCGTGGGTCCAGTTCACGTTCCGGCGAGTGGATGGCGAAAACACGCTGACAACCATTGCGCTGGCAGAGGCTTGCAGGCGCTTTGAGCCCTGCCACTGA